One Eleginops maclovinus isolate JMC-PN-2008 ecotype Puerto Natales chromosome 22, JC_Emac_rtc_rv5, whole genome shotgun sequence DNA segment encodes these proteins:
- the LOC134859114 gene encoding exportin-5 yields the protein MADQVAAMCDQLIKALNVMMDAETGQVYRLEALKFCEEFKETSSFCVPCALQLADKAQPAVVRHFGLQILEHVIKFRWNNMPQQEKVQLKECAMHLLATGTHSILEEESHIKDGLSRITVEMIKREWPQHWPDMLKEMEALTSNGEAQTELVMLILLRLAEDVITFQTLPTQRRRDIQQTLTQNMESIFSFMMAILHLNVEEYRKLKGSSGHELQARAHCRVAVATLNTLAGYIDWVSLVHITSGNCHLLEMLCLLLSEPELQLEAAECLLIAISRKGKLEDRKPFMLLFDDVAIHYILSAAQSADGLAICMKSSESQAVEVVERRYIFLKRLCQVLCALGGQLCCLVGSDVEVEVPANLSKYIEALLAFTTHSSQFLKKTTLPTWGALFRHETLSKDAVVVEMATKFLRTSMTNLVKAGFPSRNDNPSCQYSCVDFDSDEDFNFFFNSYRAQLGLVVRFACRIVPLEAFQIASEWLQYQISSPIDTGAITSKTAEGLCSLLSPSVVQWDAMTVFMECMATQIFKNVAEEKLPIDQSMELVQAVLNYDTKDPLILSCVLTNVSALFPFVIHRPHFLQQVLYKLFKAVTFEVGQETKAPRSRAVKNVRRHACSSVIKICRDYPRVLLPCFDMFYNHVKKLCSSLATLSQVESSLMEALVLISNEFKDFEKQKAFIDELMASVVADWTSEEMRHLLSNPAVYLSFVGADQVVTEQNKDAGTTGHNRGRLSFCLYAMMGVVKRVRWPADLEEAKAGGFVVGLTPAGAPIYRNPCTAQFLAFLPNLLVLIRTQNSLFTPENMARLSETFSRAHDVMDAEKNVVLGLTQNLLDIYDSAVYRTSLERMQGFFSTLYDNCFHILGSAGVSLQQEFYTIERLSEEIAGSAFSSLDHMPDHRLRPMIRVFLRQLVLSCPQEYYNSLLCPLLGPLFAYMQQRLNAKWQVISQRTSVNGEDEEVVCQESHVTQEMLEEQLVRLLTREVLDLLFVSCISKKGNEPAADKEEIDEEDMMMDSAHTASPAQPTDELSELGKHLMKHENIYMNMLTLSFTSLSWRDTTNCHRTASMVCWTLLRQVVGGNLLPEAVTWFYTSVLRALQVHGQHEVCNSTLSQLAMHIYENLRARYPELRAVMTQIPNISVEALDQYDHRLLDPNAQKVGDKKRKDQFRKLIEGTVGKALCQQFRKEVHIRNLPSLYKNPKPDKDIVLNSEATGLEALFAPEKNTL from the exons ATGGCTGACCAGGTGGCCGCCATGTGTGATCAGCTTATCAAAGCTCTGAATGTGATGATGGATGCAGAAACAGGACAAGTTTACCGACTGGAGGCCCTAAAG TTTTGCGAGGAGTTTAAAGAGACAAGCTCCTTCTGTGTCCCATGTGCCTTGCAATTGGCTGACAAAGCCCAGCCAGCTGTTGTAAGACACTTTGGTTTACAAATCCTGGAACACGTAATCAA GTTCAGATGGAACAACATGCCACAACAAGAGAAGGTCCAGTTGAAGGAATGTGCCATGCACCTGTTAGCAACT GGTACTCATTCTATCCTAGAGGAAGAGAGCCACATCAAAGATGGCCTGTCACGAATCACTGTGGAAATGATAAAGAGAGAATGGCCTCAACATTGGCCAGATATGCTGAAAGAGATGGAGGCTCTCACTAGCAACGGG GAGGCACAGACAGAGTTGGTGATGTTGATCCTGCTGAGACTGGCGGAGGATGTGATCACTTTCCAGACGTTGCCAACCCAGCGACGCAGAGACATCCAGCAGACACTCACCCAAAACATGGAAAGCATCTTCAGCTTCATGATGGCCATTCTGCATCTTAATGTGGAGGAATACCGCAAACTG AAAGGGTCTTCCGGACATGAACTGCAG GCCAGGGCTCACTGCAGAGTTGCTGTGGCTACGCTGAATACACTCGCAGGCTACATAGACTGGGTGTCTCTGGTGCACATCACCTCCGGTAACTGTCATCTACTGGAGATGTTGTGTTTACTGCTGAGTGAACcggagctgcagctggaggcAGCAGAGTGTCTGCTCATCGCTATCAGTCGGAAG GGCAAGCTGGAGGATAGGAAGCCCttcatgctgctgtttgatgATGTGGCCATCCACTACATACTTTCTGCAGCCCA ATCGGCAGATGGTTTGGCAATATGTATGAAATCCTCTGAATCACA AGCAGTGGAGGTGGTGGAACGACGCTACATCTTCCTGAAGAGGCTGTGTCAGGTGCTGTGCGCTCTGGGAGGCCAGCTCTGCTGTTTAGTG GGTTCAGATGTAGAGGTTGAAGTACCTGCAAATCTCAGCAAGTACATTGAAGCCCTTTTAGCCTTCACTACACATTCCAGTCAG TTTCTGAAGAAAACCACCCTGCCTACTTGGGGAGCTTTGTTCAGACACGAGACTCTGTCTAAGGACGCAGTAGTTGTAGAGATGGCCACCAAATTCCTCCGAACGTCTATGACCAACCTAGTCAAG GCTGGATTTCCATCTAGAAACGATAACCCAAGTTGCCAGTACTCCTGTGTGGACTTTGACAGTGACGAGGACTTTAATTTCTTTTTCAACT CTTATCGAGCGCAGCTGGGACTGGTGGTGAGGTTTGCATGTCGCATTGTCCCTCTGGAGGCTTTCCAGATAGCATCAGAATGGCTACAGTATCAGATCAGCAGCCCTATTGATACTGGGGCTATCACAT CTAAGACTGCAGAGGGCCTGTGCTCCCTCCTGTCTCCATCAGTGGTGCAGTGGGATGCAATGACCGTGTTCATGGAGTGTATGGCCACACAGATCTTCAAAAATGTAGCGGAGGAG AAGTTGCCCATAGATCAGAGCATGGAGCTGGTGCAAGCCGTGCTGAACTACGACACCAAAGACCCGCTCATCTTGTCCTGTGTCCTCACCAACGTCTCTGCCCTCTTCCCGTTTGTCATACATAGACCGCACTTCCTGCAACAGGTCCTCTACAAG CTGTTTAAAGCAGTCACATTTGAAGTTGGTCAGGAAACTAAG GCACCTCGGTCCCGAGCTGTGAAGAACGTGAGGAGGCACGCCTGTTCTTCAGTCATCAAAATATGCAGGGACTACCCTAGGGTCCTCTTG CCttgttttgacatgttttacaaTCATGTGAAGAAGCTGTGCTCGAGCCTAGCCACGCTCTCTCAGGTGGAAAGTTCGCTAATGGAGGCTCTGGTGCTCATCAGTAACGAGTTCAAAGACTTCGAAAAGCAGAAGGCTTTTATAGACGAACTGATGGCTTCAGTGGTTGCAGACTGGACCTCGGAGGAGATGAGGCA TTTGCTTTCCAACCCTGCCGTGTACCTGTCCTTTGTTGGGGCCGATCAGGTTGTCACTGAGCAGAATAAAGATGCAGGCACAACTGGACATAATAGAGGGAGG ctGAGTTTCTGCTTGTATGCCATGATGGGGGTGGTGAAGCGGGTGCGCTGGCCCGCCGACCTGGAGGAAGCCAAAGCTGGTGGCTTTGTGGTGGGCCTCACCCCCGCAGGAGCTCCCATCTACAGAAACCCCTGCACTGCCCAGTTTCTGGCCTTTCTGCCCAACCTGCTGGTTCTAATCag GACTCAAAACAGTCTGTTCACACCGGAGAACATGGCTCGTCTGAGTGAGACCTTCTCCAGGGCGCATGATGTGATGGACGCAGAGAAAAATGTGGTTCTTG GTCTCACTCAGAACCTTCTGGACATTTATGACTCTGCTGTGTATAGAACCAGCCTGGAGCGAATGCAGGGATTCTTTTCCACATTGTATGATAACTG CTTCCATATCCTAGGAAGCGCAGGTGTTTCCCTGCAGCAGGAGTTTTACACCATTGAGAGGTTGAGTGAAGAAATAGCTGGCTCTGCTTTTTCCTCCCTGGACCATATGCCGGACCACAGACTTCGCCCTATGATT CGGGTGTTTCTGAGGCAGTTGGTGCTATCATGTCCTCAGGAGTACTACAACAGTCTACTGTGCCCCCTGCTGGGACCTCTGTTTGCCTACATGCAGCAG AGACTCAATGCCAAGTGGCAGGTCATCAGCCAGAGGACCTCTGTCAA tggtgaggatgaggaggtggTGTGTCAGGAGAGCCATGTGACGCAGGAGATGTTGGAGGAGCAGCTGGTCCGCCTGCTCACCAGGGAGGTGCTGGATCTTCTCT TTGTGAGCTGCATttccaaaaaaggaaatgaaccGGCAGCAGATAAAGAGGAAATAGATG AGGAAGACATGATGATGGATTCAGCGCATACGGCGTCTCCTGCCCAGCCCACAGACGAGCTGAGTGAGCTGGGAAAACACCTGATGAAACACGAG AACATCTACATGAACATGTTGACCCTCTCCTTTACCTCCCTGTCGTGGAGGGACACCACCAACTGTCACCGCACTGCTTCCATGGTCTGCTGGACTCTTCTGCGGCAG GTTGTAGGGGGTAATCTTCTCCCTGAGGCAGTCACATGGTTTTACACCAGCGTTCTCAGGGCCCTTCAGGTTCACGGGCAGCATGAAGTCTGCAACTCTACCCTATCTCAGCTGGCCATGCACATCTATGAAAACCTG CGAGCTCGCTATCCAGAGCTGAGAGCAGTGATGACCCAGATCCCAAACATAAGTGTGGAGGCTCTGGACCAGTATGATCACCGGCTCTTGGACCCTAATGCCCAAAAGGTTGGAGACAAGAAGAGGAAAGACCAGTTCAGGAAGCTCATCGAAGGAACCGTTGGG AAAGCTCTGTGCCAGCAGTTCAGGAAGGAGGTTCATATCCGGAATCTTCCATCGCTCTATAAAAACCCGAAGCCGGACAAGGATATAGTGCTGAACAGTGAAGCAACAGGCCTGGAAGCTCTCTTTGCACCGGAGAAGAATACCCTGTAG